One segment of Candidatus Methylomirabilota bacterium DNA contains the following:
- a CDS encoding DNA-binding response regulator: MIRVVIADDHAVVRKGLVYILSDEHDMTVVGEASNAQELLATVRNRRCDVVILDISMPGRSGLDALQELKQEHPHLPVLVLTMYPEDQFAVQAVKKGAAAYMTKESATREELIRAIRKVVSGGRYISPSLAEQLASHVANETEKPPHEALSNREYQVLCRMAAGKTITEIAADLSLSVNTISTYRARILEKMSMKTTADLIAYAIHHRLLD; encoded by the coding sequence ATGATACGGGTCGTCATCGCAGATGATCACGCCGTGGTACGTAAGGGATTGGTCTACATCCTGAGCGACGAACACGATATGACGGTGGTGGGCGAGGCGAGCAATGCCCAGGAGCTGCTCGCGACGGTCCGGAACCGGCGTTGTGATGTCGTGATCCTGGATATCTCCATGCCGGGGAGGAGTGGACTCGATGCCTTACAGGAATTAAAACAGGAACACCCCCACCTGCCTGTTCTGGTGTTGACCATGTATCCCGAGGACCAGTTTGCGGTGCAGGCCGTGAAAAAGGGCGCTGCGGCCTATATGACCAAGGAGAGCGCCACCCGAGAGGAGCTGATCAGGGCCATTCGGAAGGTTGTGAGCGGGGGGCGATATATAAGCCCGAGCCTGGCCGAGCAACTCGCCTCTCACGTTGCAAACGAGACCGAGAAGCCGCCCCATGAGGCGCTGTCCAACCGTGAGTATCAGGTGCTGTGCAGGATGGCTGCCGGGAAAACAATTACGGAGATCGCCGCCGACCTGTCGCTCAGCGTCAATACCATCAGTACATATCGGGCCAGAATCCTTGAGAAGATGTCGATGAAGACCACCGCCGACCTCATCGCCTACGCCATCCACCACCGGCTGCTGGACTAA
- a CDS encoding cold-shock protein has product MREVRLTGKVKWFNDSKGYGFIERTDGDDVFVHYSAIQGSGFRTLAEGQAVEFEVVDGPKGKQAANVTRL; this is encoded by the coding sequence ATGAGGGAAGTGCGGTTAACCGGTAAGGTCAAGTGGTTCAATGACAGCAAGGGGTATGGCTTTATCGAGCGAACGGATGGAGACGACGTCTTTGTCCATTATTCCGCTATCCAGGGCTCAGGCTTTCGGACGCTGGCCGAGGGGCAGGCGGTTGAGTTTGAAGTTGTCGATGGCCCAAAGGGAAAGCAGGCTGCGAACGTCACCAGACTGTAA
- the recO gene encoding DNA repair protein RecO, with amino-acid sequence MPLHTTEAIVIGGYNLGEADRIIPFFTRRLGKVRAVAKGARRLRSRYGGTLELFTLGQLVFFESPNRTLHKINEFSVVDSFAALKADLGRLSRGAYLVELAGASVEDGEVNEEIFLLLRDALTLLVLHDDPRLLRAFEIRLLRIVGYLLELYRCLVCRSALGTGAEPAISPTRGGLVCPGCLPRAPDGISIWLGSLGFLRESLHDNLKRSLALPLAPPHATNLQEVLRACIAHFFGKRLRSLAFLSLVE; translated from the coding sequence ATGCCCCTGCACACAACCGAAGCGATTGTGATCGGTGGATACAATCTTGGCGAGGCCGATCGCATCATCCCGTTCTTCACGCGAAGGCTGGGCAAGGTCCGGGCGGTAGCGAAGGGGGCCAGGCGGCTTCGCAGCCGATACGGCGGGACCCTCGAGCTGTTCACGCTCGGCCAGCTTGTCTTCTTTGAGTCGCCCAACCGGACCCTTCATAAGATCAATGAGTTCTCCGTCGTCGACTCGTTCGCCGCACTCAAGGCCGATCTGGGGAGGCTGAGCCGTGGGGCCTACCTTGTGGAGTTGGCGGGCGCATCAGTCGAGGATGGGGAGGTGAATGAGGAGATCTTTCTCCTGCTGCGCGATGCCCTGACGCTCCTTGTGTTACATGACGACCCGCGCCTGCTCAGGGCGTTCGAGATTCGCCTCCTCAGGATCGTCGGCTACCTGCTGGAGTTGTATCGTTGCCTGGTATGCCGGTCTGCGCTGGGGACCGGCGCCGAACCCGCCATCAGCCCGACCCGCGGCGGCCTGGTCTGCCCCGGGTGCCTGCCCCGGGCGCCGGACGGCATCTCGATCTGGTTAGGATCATTGGGATTTCTTCGAGAGAGTTTGCACGACAACCTGAAGCGATCGTTGGCGCTGCCGCTCGCCCCTCCTCACGCGACGAATCTCCAAGAGGTCTTAAGAGCGTGCATCGCCCACTTTTTCGGCAAACGACTCCGGTCTCTCGCCTTCCTGTCGCTTGTTGAGTAA
- a CDS encoding Tim44 domain-containing protein — protein MAQKYGPPLGLIVLTIVFALLAIEPEAWARAGGGRSFGSRGFRSYSSPSRNYYSPRPPAQSQTEPRNPYAAPMSPSLSGGGFMRGLAGGMLGGLLGGMLFRSLGFAGYGGMGGGFGLMDMVILGTIGLVIYWVVRRRPQPAPTEGPYQRRSVGQPGVAWDEREPERYQGAASQATMTQEADLDQGLAHIRQMDHGFEEERFREACTDLFFKVQAAWANRDLEPVRAILTSEMYAQLGADVMRLKHERRINRLENIAVRSVELTEAWQEQGQDYVTVRFLANLLDYTVDETTGQVVEGSRTDPVKFEEYWTVTRPVGPNAWRLTAINQAVQGGK, from the coding sequence ATGGCACAAAAGTACGGACCGCCCTTAGGACTGATTGTTCTTACAATAGTCTTCGCGCTGCTGGCCATAGAACCGGAGGCGTGGGCCCGAGCAGGTGGTGGTCGTAGCTTCGGCAGCCGTGGTTTCCGCAGCTACTCTAGCCCAAGCCGTAACTACTACAGCCCAAGACCGCCGGCTCAATCGCAGACCGAGCCGAGGAATCCCTATGCGGCCCCGATGTCGCCATCACTATCCGGAGGCGGATTCATGCGGGGCCTGGCGGGAGGCATGCTGGGCGGGTTGCTCGGCGGGATGCTGTTCCGAAGTCTGGGCTTTGCGGGTTACGGCGGTATGGGCGGAGGGTTCGGCTTGATGGACATGGTGATCCTGGGCACCATCGGCTTGGTCATTTACTGGGTGGTCAGACGGCGGCCGCAACCGGCGCCGACCGAGGGACCATATCAGCGTCGGTCGGTCGGCCAGCCGGGCGTTGCGTGGGATGAACGTGAGCCGGAACGCTACCAGGGCGCGGCGTCACAGGCAACGATGACGCAAGAGGCGGATCTGGACCAGGGATTGGCCCACATCCGACAGATGGACCACGGTTTTGAGGAAGAACGCTTCCGGGAGGCCTGCACCGATCTTTTTTTCAAGGTCCAGGCGGCCTGGGCCAATCGTGATCTTGAGCCGGTCCGCGCGATCCTCACGTCCGAGATGTATGCGCAACTCGGCGCCGATGTGATGCGACTGAAGCATGAACGACGGATCAACCGCCTGGAAAACATTGCGGTCCGCTCCGTCGAATTGACGGAGGCCTGGCAGGAGCAGGGACAGGATTACGTCACCGTGCGGTTCCTGGCCAATCTGCTTGATTACACCGTCGACGAAACGACGGGGCAGGTTGTGGAAGGCAGCCGTACGGACCCGGTGAAGTTCGAAGAGTACTGGACGGTCACGCGTCCGGTCGGCCCGAATGCGTGGCGCCTTACAGCCATCAATCAGGCTGTGCAGGGGGGCAAGTAA
- a CDS encoding GTPase Era — translation MTSFKSGFIAIIGRPNVGKSTLMNRLLGQRVSIVSPRPQTTRTKVLGIKNLPGAQLIFLDTPGIDKSGGYFHRLMVKTATNSLEGADLILWIVEAPDPLSQGDKLILEMLKRVGSPILLAINKVDLVGKESLLPTIDRFRSLLPFAEIVPISATAGDNVPLLESLLVHYLREGPPLYPPEQVTDQPERFVIAELIRERIFRSVYQEVPYAVAVLVEKVRAREGRALTDVEATIYVEKDSQKAIIIGHGGTMLKRIGESARPEIERLLGTQVFLKLWVKVRSDWQKDDEALRRLGYLQQ, via the coding sequence ATGACCAGTTTCAAGTCCGGTTTCATCGCCATTATCGGCCGCCCCAATGTGGGCAAATCGACCCTGATGAACCGGCTGTTGGGGCAGAGGGTGTCGATTGTCTCTCCCAGGCCGCAGACGACCAGAACCAAGGTCCTGGGGATCAAGAATCTGCCCGGCGCGCAACTGATCTTCCTGGATACGCCGGGGATCGACAAGTCCGGCGGTTACTTTCACCGATTGATGGTTAAAACCGCTACCAACAGCCTGGAGGGGGCGGATCTGATCCTCTGGATCGTAGAGGCCCCCGATCCGCTTTCTCAGGGCGACAAACTGATTCTCGAGATGCTGAAGCGGGTCGGGTCGCCGATTCTGCTCGCCATCAATAAGGTCGATCTCGTCGGGAAAGAAAGCCTGCTCCCTACGATCGACCGCTTCAGATCTCTGCTGCCATTTGCCGAGATTGTGCCGATCTCCGCCACGGCAGGCGACAACGTGCCGCTCCTGGAGTCGCTGCTGGTCCATTATCTTCGGGAGGGACCCCCGCTCTATCCCCCCGAGCAGGTGACCGACCAGCCGGAGCGGTTTGTCATTGCCGAACTGATCCGCGAGCGGATATTCCGCTCCGTCTATCAGGAGGTTCCGTACGCAGTAGCCGTATTGGTCGAAAAGGTCCGGGCGCGGGAGGGGCGGGCGCTGACCGACGTCGAGGCCACCATTTACGTCGAGAAGGACTCGCAGAAGGCGATCATTATCGGGCATGGGGGAACGATGTTGAAGCGGATCGGGGAGTCGGCCAGACCGGAGATCGAGAGGCTGCTCGGCACCCAGGTCTTTTTGAAGCTGTGGGTCAAGGTTCGCAGCGATTGGCAGAAAGACGACGAGGCGCTGAGGCGGCTCGGCTACCTGCAACAATAA
- a CDS encoding radical SAM protein: protein MREYSESLQALLPPQARQYRTLRIVFIKPSQYDDDGYVIRFWKGVLPSNTLSVLRGLTEDVERRGVLGDIAIRLDTFDEVAQKVPVRQIMRWSRQSDTKLVVCLVGVQTPQFPRALDFGKQFRAHGIDVIVGGFHTSGTVNMLGDQDPDIQELYRQSIVVVAGEVEGHWGEILTDVLNGQLKPLYSFADDLKNLVDIADAPLPVTSPKTMKHFARPNFGTVETSRGCPFSCSFCTIINVQGRMMRERSPEAIAELIRRNYRERGINFYFLTDDNFARKKLWRETFEAIITLRGEGINITFMMQVDLARKPKDFVRLAAEAGCSQVFVGLESVNPENLKSQGKGQNKVEEYVNAIHEWHEAGVVVHAAYIIGLPFDTKEQVGRDIQYLTEVIQPDQASFFMLTPLPGSEDHREMRARGEWMDPDLNKRDSFHATTTHPHMTAEEWTAAYQGAWRAFYSKENMVNILARWRHNPWMYWNLINVYLWYKNAALIEKQHPMVAGFFRLKDRLARRPGYAIDPIPVHLWKRTKEVCRLFVAWARFIKEMEEIWLQTRPRSEREIRFFDEAQRIQGEIWQTLRIPEWQKAYSDAKTALPAKVRALLDPFEELPSKMLLSRHDLNTFLERWGDLQSKIQALHRSWMWGEGPAKKWLEHLYALHRDTWQGIKVREWQEVYSEIQGQPPSRLDRLYARYDALSNRIVCSRQDLRRFWGRTREHLSGLRFWQIQFSGLAVTCFKELLLTTAFARSLFASIRRKSARMPQP, encoded by the coding sequence ATGCGCGAATATTCGGAATCGCTGCAGGCGCTGCTCCCACCCCAAGCTCGTCAGTACAGGACCCTTCGAATCGTCTTTATCAAACCCTCACAGTACGATGATGACGGTTACGTCATCCGTTTCTGGAAGGGCGTCCTGCCCAGCAATACCCTCAGCGTACTGCGCGGCCTGACCGAAGACGTCGAAAGGCGCGGCGTCCTGGGTGATATTGCCATTCGACTCGACACCTTCGATGAGGTGGCGCAAAAGGTTCCGGTCAGGCAAATCATGAGATGGAGCCGTCAATCCGACACCAAGCTGGTGGTCTGTCTGGTCGGGGTCCAAACCCCTCAGTTTCCGCGAGCGCTCGATTTCGGCAAGCAGTTTCGCGCGCACGGGATTGACGTCATTGTCGGGGGATTCCATACCAGCGGCACCGTCAATATGCTCGGCGACCAGGATCCGGATATTCAGGAACTGTATCGGCAGTCGATCGTGGTCGTTGCCGGCGAGGTTGAAGGACACTGGGGCGAGATACTGACCGATGTCCTGAACGGGCAATTGAAGCCGCTCTACTCCTTTGCCGACGATCTCAAGAACCTGGTTGACATTGCAGACGCCCCGCTCCCCGTCACGAGCCCCAAAACGATGAAGCATTTTGCCAGGCCCAACTTTGGGACCGTGGAGACCTCGCGCGGCTGTCCGTTTTCCTGCTCCTTCTGCACCATTATCAATGTACAGGGTCGGATGATGCGGGAGCGCTCTCCGGAGGCGATCGCCGAACTCATTCGGCGAAATTACCGGGAACGCGGCATCAATTTCTACTTCCTGACGGACGACAATTTTGCACGCAAGAAGCTGTGGCGCGAGACCTTTGAGGCGATCATTACGCTGCGCGGCGAAGGGATCAACATCACCTTCATGATGCAGGTGGACTTGGCCCGCAAACCGAAGGACTTCGTGCGTCTCGCTGCCGAGGCCGGCTGCAGCCAGGTGTTTGTCGGCCTGGAGAGCGTCAATCCGGAGAACCTCAAGTCGCAGGGGAAGGGGCAGAATAAGGTCGAGGAGTATGTTAACGCCATTCACGAGTGGCACGAAGCCGGCGTCGTCGTCCACGCCGCCTATATCATCGGCCTCCCCTTCGATACCAAGGAGCAGGTCGGTCGGGATATTCAATACCTGACGGAGGTCATTCAGCCGGATCAGGCCTCCTTCTTTATGCTGACGCCGCTGCCGGGTTCAGAGGATCATCGGGAGATGAGGGCGCGCGGAGAGTGGATGGATCCCGATCTGAACAAGCGGGATTCGTTCCACGCCACGACCACACACCCCCACATGACTGCCGAGGAGTGGACCGCCGCGTATCAAGGGGCCTGGCGGGCATTTTACAGCAAAGAGAATATGGTCAATATCCTGGCGCGGTGGCGCCACAATCCGTGGATGTACTGGAACCTCATCAATGTATATCTGTGGTACAAGAACGCTGCCTTGATTGAGAAGCAGCATCCGATGGTGGCGGGTTTTTTCCGCCTGAAGGATCGATTGGCAAGGCGACCGGGATATGCGATCGATCCGATACCGGTCCATCTCTGGAAACGCACGAAAGAGGTATGTCGCCTGTTTGTGGCGTGGGCCCGCTTCATCAAAGAGATGGAAGAGATCTGGCTCCAGACCCGTCCGCGGAGCGAGCGGGAAATCCGGTTTTTTGATGAGGCGCAACGGATTCAAGGCGAGATCTGGCAGACCCTGAGGATTCCCGAGTGGCAAAAGGCCTACAGTGACGCCAAGACGGCGTTGCCGGCGAAGGTTCGGGCCCTGCTCGATCCATTTGAGGAACTTCCCTCCAAGATGTTGCTCAGCCGCCACGATCTGAATACCTTCCTCGAGAGGTGGGGGGATCTCCAGAGCAAGATCCAGGCGCTCCATCGCTCATGGATGTGGGGGGAGGGGCCGGCCAAGAAATGGCTTGAGCACCTGTATGCGCTCCATCGCGACACCTGGCAGGGGATAAAGGTCCGAGAATGGCAAGAGGTCTACTCCGAAATCCAGGGGCAGCCCCCATCACGACTGGATCGGCTCTATGCCCGGTATGATGCCTTGAGCAATCGTATTGTCTGTTCTCGCCAGGATCTCAGGAGGTTTTGGGGGAGAACACGAGAACACCTGAGCGGGCTCCGATTCTGGCAAATCCAATTTTCCGGGCTTGCGGTGACCTGCTTCAAAGAGCTGCTCCTGACTACGGCGTTCGCGCGAAGCCTCTTTGCATCCATTCGTCGAAAGAGCGCGAGGATGCCGCAACCGTGA
- a CDS encoding copper oxidase, translating into MHDSTMRPEKWGGTAMYLPWNASKARLREAEHARKNRIEIVKAYSIGQITRRDLIKWGLITAGGLLIPTHGLSPFATSAYAEVPTGLPPSPLGAATPFSQPMPRFDVLPRNPVSVLDPVPTRLANTTLQRLDPALVASYPTTGVPSIDNFGPIEGRPPGELWAHQRWEEFLPAVSIEVTQEGAKVNTVYNPGVPAHLNSGIDPTAGFRPAFHPTLPDQNALALWTFNGTLPPKLALARYYEPILLRHHNKLPADVTQNGGFGRHTISTHKHNAHHGAENDGFTGAFFYPGQFYDYHWPLLCAGYDTINTDATDPRCGTPDDNGGIVTHAGDWHETMSTHWFHDHMFSFTAQNVYKGNAGMANLYSALDRGNEAINDGVNLRLPSGTDKPWGNLDYDVNLLLADKAWDADGQLQFDIFEFDGFIGDVMTVNLVYRPFFEVERRKYRFRILNGAVSRFFKVALADAAGQAAPMIQIANDGNLLPHPVTLTELDELGIAERYDIVVDFSRFKVGEKVWMVNLTEHSNGLKPAKDLRLADALSGKSKDPCVGKFLEFRIVRNPARPDQSQVPATLIPNPDLSNEPVVRERTFEFGKGAKISFSPSGSADDDDFWGVKTDGGPVLGADWGRISAAPKNGQVEVWHLVNGGGGWDHPVHIHFEEGQILARNGKAGNVPAWERGRKDVYRLRPSGSVTVKLRFREFFGTFMEHCHNTQHEDHAMLLRWDSQTGQLQPLPTPIPSPQGVNFIDSNTTDVPTAF; encoded by the coding sequence ATGCATGACAGCACCATGCGACCAGAAAAATGGGGGGGAACAGCCATGTATTTACCATGGAACGCATCGAAGGCTCGGCTGCGAGAAGCAGAGCATGCCCGAAAGAACCGGATAGAGATCGTTAAGGCCTACTCCATCGGCCAGATCACCAGACGGGACCTCATCAAGTGGGGCCTCATCACGGCGGGGGGCCTGCTGATCCCGACGCACGGGCTGAGCCCCTTTGCCACGAGCGCCTACGCCGAGGTCCCGACGGGCTTGCCGCCAAGCCCGCTGGGGGCGGCCACCCCCTTCTCGCAACCCATGCCACGGTTCGATGTCCTGCCGCGCAACCCTGTCTCCGTCCTGGACCCCGTCCCCACGCGGTTGGCGAACACCACCCTGCAGCGCCTGGACCCCGCGCTGGTGGCGTCGTATCCCACGACTGGGGTCCCGAGCATCGACAACTTCGGCCCGATCGAGGGACGCCCTCCGGGGGAGCTCTGGGCGCACCAGCGGTGGGAGGAGTTCCTCCCTGCGGTGAGCATCGAGGTCACGCAGGAGGGGGCCAAGGTCAACACCGTGTACAATCCTGGGGTGCCGGCACACCTCAACTCCGGCATCGATCCCACAGCCGGCTTTCGGCCGGCCTTCCACCCGACTCTGCCCGACCAGAACGCCCTGGCGCTGTGGACCTTCAACGGGACGCTGCCGCCCAAGCTGGCGCTCGCCCGCTACTATGAGCCGATCCTCCTCCGCCACCACAACAAGCTCCCGGCCGACGTGACCCAGAACGGGGGCTTCGGGCGGCACACCATCAGCACCCACAAGCACAACGCGCACCACGGTGCGGAGAATGACGGCTTCACCGGGGCCTTCTTCTACCCCGGCCAGTTCTACGACTACCACTGGCCACTCCTCTGTGCCGGGTACGACACCATCAATACGGACGCCACCGATCCCCGCTGCGGCACCCCTGATGACAACGGCGGCATCGTGACGCACGCGGGCGACTGGCACGAGACCATGAGCACCCACTGGTTCCACGACCACATGTTCAGCTTCACGGCCCAGAACGTCTACAAGGGCAACGCCGGCATGGCGAATCTGTACAGCGCCCTGGATCGAGGCAACGAGGCGATCAACGACGGGGTCAACCTCCGACTCCCCAGCGGCACCGACAAGCCCTGGGGGAACCTCGACTATGATGTCAACCTCCTGCTCGCGGATAAGGCCTGGGACGCCGACGGGCAGCTCCAGTTCGATATTTTTGAGTTCGACGGGTTCATCGGGGATGTGATGACGGTCAACCTCGTCTACAGGCCGTTCTTTGAGGTGGAGCGGCGCAAGTACCGCTTCCGCATCCTGAACGGCGCCGTCTCCCGCTTCTTCAAGGTGGCCCTCGCCGACGCCGCGGGGCAGGCGGCGCCCATGATCCAGATCGCCAACGACGGGAATCTCTTGCCCCACCCGGTGACCCTCACGGAGCTCGACGAGCTGGGGATCGCCGAGCGCTACGACATCGTCGTCGACTTCTCCAGATTCAAGGTAGGGGAGAAGGTCTGGATGGTAAACCTCACCGAGCACAGCAACGGGTTGAAGCCGGCGAAGGACCTCCGGCTGGCCGACGCCCTGTCGGGGAAATCTAAGGATCCCTGTGTCGGCAAGTTCCTGGAGTTCCGGATCGTGCGGAATCCGGCGAGGCCCGATCAGAGCCAGGTACCGGCCACCCTGATCCCGAACCCCGACCTGTCCAACGAGCCCGTCGTGCGGGAGCGGACCTTCGAGTTCGGGAAGGGGGCGAAAATCAGCTTCAGCCCCTCGGGCTCGGCCGACGACGACGACTTCTGGGGGGTCAAGACGGATGGCGGGCCGGTGCTCGGGGCGGACTGGGGCCGGATTTCGGCCGCGCCCAAGAACGGCCAGGTCGAGGTGTGGCACCTGGTCAACGGCGGGGGTGGCTGGGACCACCCGGTCCATATCCACTTCGAAGAGGGGCAGATCCTTGCCCGGAACGGGAAGGCCGGCAATGTCCCGGCTTGGGAGCGGGGCCGCAAGGATGTCTATCGGCTCCGCCCTAGCGGCAGCGTCACCGTCAAGCTCCGGTTCCGGGAGTTCTTTGGGACGTTCATGGAGCACTGCCACAACACCCAGCACGAGGACCACGCCATGCTGCTGCGATGGGATTCGCAGACCGGACAGCTCCAGCCGCTGCCGACGCCGATCCCGTCACCGCAGGGCGTGAACTTCATCGACTCGAACACGACCGATGTCCCGACCGCCTTCTGA
- a CDS encoding RNA polymerase subunit sigma-24 yields the protein MREADFELIDRFLQGDGTAFDELVRRRQREVYNLAYRMTRHAEDARDISQEAFLQVYRNLNRFDRRSSLSTWLYRIVVNLCLNHLSRGSRKLYTTGDQHPDPTDASEGSLALLEDRERNDALARAIETLPPQQRASLTLRVHHHLAHREIAEILGVSEATAKVHYFHAVQALRRKLADWREVP from the coding sequence TTGCGCGAGGCAGATTTCGAACTGATCGATCGATTCTTGCAGGGCGATGGGACGGCATTCGACGAACTGGTCCGGAGGCGCCAGCGGGAAGTATATAATTTGGCCTACCGAATGACCAGACATGCGGAAGATGCACGGGACATTTCGCAGGAGGCCTTCTTGCAGGTGTACCGAAACTTGAATCGATTTGATCGCCGCTCCAGTCTCTCGACGTGGCTGTATCGGATCGTCGTGAATCTCTGCCTCAATCATTTGAGTCGGGGCTCTCGGAAGCTCTATACGACGGGCGACCAGCATCCCGATCCGACCGATGCGTCGGAGGGGTCGCTCGCGCTCCTGGAGGACAGAGAGCGGAACGATGCACTGGCCCGTGCCATCGAGACGTTGCCGCCGCAACAGCGGGCGAGCCTGACGTTACGGGTGCATCATCACCTTGCGCACCGGGAGATCGCCGAAATTCTGGGGGTCTCTGAGGCAACGGCCAAGGTGCACTATTTTCACGCTGTGCAGGCGCTGCGGCGCAAGCTGGCGGACTGGCGCGAAGTCCCGTAA
- a CDS encoding alcohol dehydrogenase, with the protein MRALYLTHARPVEEHPLQPVELPMPVPGPGELRLKVEACGLCRTDLHIIEGDLSLPTLPIVPGHQVVGVVDRVGEGASRFRVGDRLGVPWLYSTCGRCAFCRNDQENLCDAARFTGYHVNGGYAEFMVVHEAFAYPLPPDIPTVHAAPLLCAGVIGFRALRLSGIKPGGRLGLYGFGGSAHIAIQVAVHWGCEVWVFTRSEAHRTLARELGAHWVGRAEDHPPGRLDAAVIFAPVGRLVPDALRVLRKGGTIATAGITMSRIPELDYTLLYQERTIRSIANSTRRDVVDLLRLAAEIPIRTEVRTFPLEEANNALHLLKDSRFSGAGVLAI; encoded by the coding sequence ATGCGCGCGCTGTACCTGACCCATGCGCGGCCTGTCGAAGAACATCCGCTCCAGCCGGTCGAGTTGCCGATGCCGGTCCCCGGTCCGGGTGAACTCCGTCTTAAGGTTGAGGCCTGCGGTCTGTGCCGAACCGACCTGCATATCATCGAAGGCGACCTGTCGCTCCCCACGCTTCCTATCGTGCCCGGCCACCAGGTTGTCGGCGTGGTCGATCGGGTCGGCGAGGGCGCGTCGCGCTTCCGGGTGGGTGATCGGCTGGGGGTGCCCTGGCTGTACTCCACCTGTGGCCGGTGCGCCTTCTGCCGGAATGATCAGGAAAACCTCTGCGACGCCGCCCGCTTTACCGGCTACCATGTGAACGGCGGGTATGCGGAGTTCATGGTCGTGCACGAGGCATTTGCGTATCCGCTCCCGCCCGACATCCCGACGGTCCACGCCGCGCCCTTACTCTGCGCAGGGGTGATCGGCTTCCGCGCCCTTCGATTGAGCGGGATCAAGCCGGGCGGGCGACTCGGGCTGTATGGGTTCGGCGGCTCGGCGCACATTGCCATCCAGGTGGCCGTCCATTGGGGGTGTGAGGTGTGGGTCTTTACGCGAAGCGAGGCGCACCGTACGCTGGCCCGCGAACTGGGCGCCCACTGGGTGGGCCGGGCCGAGGATCATCCGCCCGGGCGGCTTGATGCTGCGGTGATCTTTGCGCCGGTCGGGCGGCTGGTACCGGATGCGCTTCGGGTCCTCAGAAAGGGCGGGACGATCGCCACGGCCGGCATCACAATGAGCCGAATCCCGGAACTTGACTACACCCTGCTGTACCAGGAGCGGACCATTCGGAGCATCGCCAACAGCACCCGGCGGGATGTTGTGGATCTCTTGCGCCTTGCAGCCGAGATTCCGATCCGGACCGAGGTTCGTACCTTCCCGCTCGAAGAGGCCAACAACGCGCTTCACCTCCTGAAAGACAGCCGGTTCAGCGGCGCCGGGGTTCTGGCGATCTGA
- a CDS encoding electron transporter SenC: MSRPPSETGEMTMWQPIGGRLVALAALFLATAIVGLSPAVADPQGSRWGADYFPNVPLVTQDGQTVHFYEDLLKGKAVAINLIYTHCKDACPLETARLVQVQRLLGDRVGREIFFYSISIDPARDTPAVLKAYTKKFHVGPGWLFLTGKKADIDLLSKKLGLSSRTDADSPDGHQTSLMLGHEPTGQWMRHSAEDNSRFLAVAIENLLGKSRQPRKSYAEARPLTVDEGQHLFQMRCAACHSIGKGDGVGPDLLGVTRRRDRTWLTRMIATPDTLLAEGDPLATTLFNTYKQVRMPNLGLTEAQVGLLIEYLEAQGATRQRPESRDSVIAQ; the protein is encoded by the coding sequence ATGTCCCGACCGCCTTCTGAGACAGGAGAAATGACCATGTGGCAGCCCATCGGAGGGAGGCTCGTGGCCCTTGCTGCCCTGTTCCTGGCCACGGCGATCGTCGGCCTCAGTCCTGCCGTGGCCGACCCACAGGGCTCCCGTTGGGGAGCGGACTACTTCCCCAATGTCCCCCTGGTCACCCAGGACGGGCAGACGGTCCACTTCTACGAAGACCTGCTCAAGGGCAAGGCCGTGGCGATCAACCTCATCTACACCCACTGCAAGGATGCCTGCCCACTGGAGACCGCCCGGTTGGTCCAGGTGCAGCGGCTTTTGGGCGACCGGGTGGGCAGGGAGATCTTCTTTTACTCGATCAGCATCGACCCCGCACGGGATACGCCCGCGGTGCTCAAGGCCTACACGAAGAAGTTTCATGTCGGTCCCGGCTGGCTCTTCCTTACCGGCAAGAAGGCGGACATCGACCTGCTGAGCAAGAAGCTGGGACTCTCGTCCCGTACCGATGCCGACAGTCCGGACGGCCACCAGACGAGCCTCATGCTCGGCCACGAGCCGACCGGCCAATGGATGCGGCACTCAGCGGAGGACAACTCGCGGTTCCTCGCCGTGGCAATCGAGAATCTCCTGGGCAAATCCCGGCAGCCGAGGAAGAGTTACGCGGAGGCGCGCCCGCTCACGGTCGATGAGGGGCAGCACCTTTTCCAGATGCGGTGCGCCGCCTGCCACAGCATCGGCAAGGGGGACGGCGTCGGTCCGGACCTCTTGGGCGTGACCCGCCGTCGCGACCGGACCTGGCTCACTCGGATGATCGCCACACCGGACACGCTGCTGGCCGAAGGCGATCCCCTCGCCACGACCCTCTTCAACACGTACAAGCAGGTGCGGATGCCCAACCTCGGGCTGACCGAGGCCCAAGTGGGGCTGCTGATCGAGTATCTGGAGGCTCAGGGTGCCACACGCCAACGACCAGAGTCACGGGATTCCGTCATTGCCCAATGA